The following are from one region of the Eubacterium sp. MSJ-33 genome:
- a CDS encoding BMP family ABC transporter substrate-binding protein → MSYVEYEKAQKLGLKAFRNAVSKGENEYLPVLDEILEDVDIVGEMSLGIVQIPLDRIVGTSNVGRTYAFANNFMPLLDYKTEFGAKWSALCDSQIEEGIRDPIKVYEYMNKFYVVEGNKRVSVMKYFDAVTIPAQVTRKIPKKTDDLQVKIYYEFMDFYKLTEINYIWFSQEGCFRRLLELTSPDPDAEWTDEQKIDFGSANHRFCVSFKALGGDKLPLTNSDTLLIFIDIYGYEAVKKMTEAEMKEKIKLLWDEFLIESKGREVELHMEPTKLGRKKLMDYFRSSTPKKVMVAFVFNKDPQESEWLYGHELGRLYLDEHYPDTIKTLKVHNIASEEEAISAMEDLIAMGVSIIFTTTPQLISASVKVAVNHPEVTIMNCSLNTSHKVISTYYARLYEVKFLAGMIAGAMSKSGKIGYVADYPIVGMTANINAFALGARMVNPYAKVYLEWTTVKGNTRENVLREFEENGIEYISDQVMIKPNSNNRRYGLYKLEGEETVNLAFPLYQWGEFYAKLIESVVNGAIKQDDSNEGKAVNYWWGLSAEVVDIICSNKVPEGTKQLVGIIGKLIRENSFHPFYGVLRAQDNTIKNEDEEIMTPEEIMLMNWLVDNVEGEIPDIKDMKDEAKSIVEQKGVKDDTKPDAVQDNGKDDTKPDAVQDNGKSDTKPDAVQNNGENDIKPDAGQDNGENDTKPDIGQNDGKDETNPEMKQKEVKDEG, encoded by the coding sequence ATGTCATATGTAGAATACGAAAAAGCACAGAAATTAGGACTGAAAGCATTTCGAAATGCAGTATCCAAGGGAGAAAATGAATATCTTCCGGTATTGGATGAGATTTTGGAGGATGTTGATATCGTGGGCGAGATGTCACTTGGTATCGTTCAGATTCCACTTGACCGTATCGTTGGAACAAGCAATGTCGGAAGAACATACGCATTTGCGAACAACTTCATGCCGCTGCTTGATTATAAGACAGAGTTTGGTGCCAAATGGTCGGCACTGTGTGACAGCCAGATTGAAGAGGGAATTCGTGATCCAATCAAGGTTTACGAATATATGAATAAATTCTATGTCGTAGAGGGAAATAAGCGTGTATCCGTGATGAAATATTTTGATGCGGTCACAATCCCGGCACAGGTAACCAGAAAGATTCCGAAGAAGACGGATGATCTGCAGGTGAAGATCTATTATGAATTCATGGATTTTTACAAGCTGACGGAGATTAACTATATCTGGTTTTCACAGGAGGGGTGTTTCCGCCGTCTGTTGGAGCTGACCAGCCCGGATCCGGATGCGGAGTGGACAGATGAGCAGAAGATAGATTTCGGATCTGCAAATCATCGCTTCTGTGTGTCATTTAAGGCACTTGGCGGAGATAAGCTGCCGCTTACAAACAGTGATACATTGTTGATCTTTATTGATATCTATGGATATGAAGCCGTGAAGAAGATGACCGAAGCGGAGATGAAGGAGAAGATCAAGCTTCTGTGGGATGAGTTCCTGATCGAGTCCAAAGGCAGGGAAGTGGAGCTTCATATGGAGCCGACGAAGCTTGGACGCAAGAAGCTGATGGACTATTTCCGAAGCTCGACACCGAAGAAGGTGATGGTAGCGTTCGTGTTCAACAAGGACCCACAGGAATCCGAGTGGCTGTATGGACACGAGCTTGGACGATTATACTTAGATGAACATTATCCGGATACGATCAAGACACTGAAGGTGCACAATATTGCATCCGAGGAAGAAGCGATATCGGCGATGGAGGATCTGATCGCGATGGGTGTGTCAATCATCTTCACAACGACACCACAGCTCATCAGTGCGAGCGTGAAGGTTGCAGTCAATCACCCGGAAGTCACGATTATGAACTGCTCACTGAATACATCGCATAAGGTTATCAGCACATATTATGCCAGACTTTACGAGGTGAAATTCCTTGCAGGCATGATCGCAGGTGCGATGTCAAAAAGTGGAAAGATTGGTTATGTGGCGGATTATCCGATTGTCGGTATGACTGCGAATATCAATGCGTTTGCACTCGGTGCACGCATGGTGAACCCATATGCAAAGGTCTATCTCGAATGGACGACTGTGAAAGGCAATACGCGTGAAAATGTATTACGCGAGTTTGAGGAAAATGGAATCGAATATATCTCCGATCAGGTTATGATCAAGCCGAATTCCAACAACCGCCGGTATGGATTGTATAAGCTCGAAGGGGAGGAAACGGTGAACCTGGCATTCCCGCTATATCAGTGGGGCGAATTTTATGCGAAACTGATTGAGAGCGTGGTAAATGGCGCGATCAAACAGGATGATTCGAACGAAGGTAAGGCGGTCAACTATTGGTGGGGACTTTCCGCAGAAGTTGTTGATATCATCTGTTCGAACAAGGTACCGGAGGGTACGAAACAGTTAGTCGGAATCATCGGCAAACTAATCCGCGAGAACAGCTTCCATCCGTTTTATGGCGTGCTTCGTGCACAGGACAACACGATTAAGAATGAAGATGAGGAGATTATGACGCCGGAAGAAATCATGCTGATGAACTGGCTGGTGGATAACGTAGAGGGGGAGATTCCGGACATCAAAGATATGAAGGATGAGGCGAAATCCATCGTCGAGCAGAAGGGTGTCAAGGACGATACAAAACCGGATGCCGTGCAGGATAACGGTAAGGACGATACAAAACCGGATGCCGTGCAGGATAACGGTAAGAGCGATACAAAACCGGATGCCGTGCAGAATAACGGTGAAAACGACATAAAACCGGATGCCGGGCAGGATAACGGTGAAAACGACACGAAACCGGATATAGGGCAGAATGATGGTAAGGATGAGACAAATCCGGAAATGAAACAAAAAGAGGTAAAGGACGAGGGCTAG
- a CDS encoding DUF4062 domain-containing protein: MDRKYQVFISSTYLDLKEERSAVSEILLKMGCIPVSMEQFPAAPVSQWEYIRRMIDDSDYFILIIAGKYGTEDKEEGIGFTEKEYNYAVKKMKPILVFMLKNPDMLIVSKSETSDSKKRKLHRFRNKVEDDGLLVDYYEDSNDLKSKVSVSVGNCIRTNIGGGWIRANYFDNTKKKLLEMIKSGNCIDINKINECFTN, from the coding sequence ATGGATAGAAAATATCAGGTATTTATTAGTTCTACATATTTAGATTTAAAAGAGGAACGAAGTGCTGTATCAGAAATATTGTTAAAAATGGGATGCATTCCAGTTTCAATGGAACAATTCCCTGCAGCACCTGTTTCACAATGGGAATATATAAGAAGAATGATAGATGATAGTGATTATTTTATATTGATTATTGCAGGTAAGTATGGAACAGAAGATAAGGAAGAAGGAATAGGATTTACAGAAAAAGAATATAATTATGCTGTTAAAAAAATGAAACCGATATTGGTGTTTATGTTAAAAAATCCAGATATGTTAATTGTTTCAAAGTCTGAAACTTCAGATTCAAAAAAACGTAAATTGCATAGATTTAGAAACAAAGTTGAAGATGACGGATTGCTTGTTGACTATTATGAAGATTCAAATGATTTGAAAAGTAAAGTTTCGGTTTCGGTGGGAAACTGTATACGTACCAATATTGGAGGTGGCTGGATAAGAGCAAATTATTTTGATAATACCAAGAAGAAATTGCTTGAAATGATAAAGAGTGGTAATTGTATAGATATAAATAAGATAAATGAATGTTTTACGAACTGA
- a CDS encoding toll/interleukin-1 receptor domain-containing protein, which translates to MMKCKMCGGNLEIQDGARICVCEFCGTQQTVPGIENDKKLVLFERANKLRFDCEFDQAQAVYENIISEYPDEAEAYWGLILSRYGIEYVDDPKTGKKIPTCHRISHKSIYDDDDFLKVVTKCDKEAKDIYYEEVKVIDAIREKIINISNKEKPYDVFICYKESDENGERTEDSVLAEVLYEELTKKKYRVFYAKISLEDKLGKEFEPYIFAALNSAKVMLVVGTKEEYYNAVWVRNEWSRFLDIIKRDKEKVLIPCYKDMDAYDLPKEFNGLQAQNLGKVGSYQDIVRGVGKIIPKGSSVPTSAEDIRDVIKQENKKRTIRNTIIISVAGVAVAVALVFGVRALIEMIKNNKSETVVNNYLTEATTEATTEATTEAPKEWEYEIAINDSEKSTEDMSSMQGGIHPIYIHCTIIDGPVDESIQFKAECVYPDGSTGTVITEEANAPENGSYRNEVGAYFNWINNDTREMIDLPKGSYSISVYVVNTGECVKAKTITVQ; encoded by the coding sequence ATGATGAAATGTAAAATGTGTGGTGGTAATCTTGAAATACAAGATGGAGCGCGCATATGTGTATGTGAGTTTTGTGGAACACAGCAGACTGTACCGGGAATTGAAAATGACAAAAAACTGGTGTTATTTGAAAGAGCAAATAAATTGCGTTTTGATTGCGAATTTGATCAGGCGCAGGCGGTATATGAGAATATTATATCGGAATATCCAGACGAGGCAGAAGCATATTGGGGATTAATTTTATCTCGATATGGTATTGAATACGTGGATGATCCTAAAACTGGGAAGAAAATACCGACTTGTCATAGAATCTCACATAAAAGTATTTATGACGATGATGATTTTTTGAAAGTGGTAACCAAGTGTGACAAAGAAGCAAAAGATATTTACTATGAGGAAGTAAAGGTAATTGATGCAATACGCGAAAAAATCATTAATATATCTAATAAAGAAAAACCATATGATGTGTTTATATGTTACAAAGAATCGGACGAAAACGGCGAACGCACAGAGGATAGTGTGTTGGCAGAAGTCTTGTATGAAGAACTAACGAAAAAGAAATATCGTGTATTCTATGCAAAAATATCATTGGAGGATAAACTGGGGAAGGAATTTGAACCATATATCTTTGCTGCGTTGAATTCTGCGAAGGTTATGCTGGTCGTAGGAACGAAGGAAGAATATTATAACGCGGTATGGGTACGAAATGAGTGGAGCCGTTTCCTTGATATTATCAAAAGAGATAAAGAGAAAGTGTTAATTCCATGTTATAAGGACATGGATGCATATGATCTGCCCAAGGAATTCAATGGACTTCAAGCACAGAATCTTGGAAAAGTGGGATCATATCAGGATATTGTGCGCGGCGTAGGTAAGATTATTCCGAAGGGATCATCAGTTCCGACATCGGCAGAAGATATACGCGATGTAATCAAACAGGAAAATAAAAAACGAACAATACGGAATACTATAATTATAAGCGTTGCAGGAGTTGCAGTTGCGGTCGCTCTTGTTTTTGGAGTAAGGGCACTTATTGAGATGATAAAAAATAATAAGAGCGAGACAGTTGTAAATAATTATCTGACGGAAGCAACAACAGAGGCGACAACAGAAGCGACGACGGAGGCGCCGAAGGAGTGGGAATATGAGATAGCTATAAATGATTCGGAAAAAAGTACAGAAGATATGTCTTCAATGCAAGGAGGAATTCATCCAATATATATACATTGTACGATTATTGATGGACCTGTCGATGAATCGATTCAATTTAAAGCGGAGTGTGTGTATCCAGATGGCTCTACTGGAACAGTAATAACAGAAGAAGCGAATGCTCCGGAAAATGGGTCTTATAGAAACGAGGTAGGTGCTTACTTTAATTGGATAAATAACGATACAAGGGAGATGATTGATTTGCCAAAGGGTTCATATTCTATTTCTGTATATGTTGTAAACACAGGAGAATGTGTTAAAGCAAAAACTATTACAGTACAATAA
- a CDS encoding SPFH domain-containing protein has translation MAKIYDVIKYEGDNDVFIWKHPCEDFNSLTQLIVHESQEAIFFMNGQALDQFGPGRYTLETQNIPKIGKVFNRMTKDDTPFHCEVYFINKTEQMAIKWGTDTRVEYMEPTYHFPISIGASGTMNLRVSDGRKLLIKIVGTESVLTQQKIAMYFRSFLMTKIKTYIAHFMRENSVSIFEIDEHLETFSNALKEALYPDFDDYGVALERFFVTTVAKPEDNKEYRRFKDLYFRQYADITEAKLKQQLEMITAETEAKKTILESEAIATKRTQEGYTYQQERGFDVANVAAENEAIGQFSNLGIGLGTMVGVGGTVGGMVTSAMNSAIHTSIKDNQDVTVCKQCGAAIPANAKFCLECGQKVEIQNVNEIICPTCNKKTAQGKFCMECGAPLEIKCAKCGSNVPVGAKFCLECGEKL, from the coding sequence GTGGCAAAAATATATGATGTAATAAAATATGAGGGAGATAATGATGTTTTTATCTGGAAACATCCTTGCGAAGATTTTAATTCTTTAACACAATTGATAGTTCATGAATCCCAAGAAGCAATCTTTTTTATGAATGGTCAGGCGTTGGATCAGTTTGGACCGGGTAGGTATACATTAGAAACACAAAATATCCCTAAAATAGGAAAAGTATTTAACCGGATGACCAAAGACGATACGCCATTTCATTGTGAGGTCTATTTTATAAATAAGACAGAGCAGATGGCTATTAAGTGGGGAACAGACACCAGAGTTGAATATATGGAGCCGACGTATCATTTTCCTATTTCAATAGGTGCAAGTGGAACAATGAATTTACGAGTGTCAGATGGAAGAAAACTTTTAATAAAGATAGTTGGGACAGAAAGTGTTCTTACACAACAAAAAATAGCGATGTATTTCAGATCATTTCTCATGACAAAGATAAAGACATATATCGCACATTTTATGCGCGAAAATTCAGTCAGCATTTTTGAAATAGATGAACATCTTGAAACATTTTCCAATGCGTTAAAGGAGGCGTTGTATCCGGATTTTGATGATTATGGAGTAGCGTTAGAACGTTTTTTTGTAACAACGGTTGCAAAACCGGAAGATAATAAAGAATATAGACGGTTTAAGGATTTATATTTTAGACAGTATGCGGATATTACAGAAGCAAAACTGAAACAGCAGTTGGAAATGATAACGGCTGAAACAGAGGCGAAAAAGACAATTCTTGAATCCGAAGCGATTGCTACTAAGCGGACACAAGAAGGATACACATATCAGCAGGAACGTGGATTTGATGTGGCAAATGTTGCTGCTGAAAATGAAGCAATTGGTCAATTTTCAAATCTTGGTATAGGCTTAGGAACGATGGTAGGAGTTGGAGGAACCGTTGGAGGAATGGTAACAAGTGCGATGAATTCAGCGATTCATACATCAATAAAAGATAACCAAGATGTAACGGTGTGTAAACAATGTGGAGCTGCAATACCAGCAAATGCTAAATTCTGTTTAGAATGTGGACAAAAGGTCGAGATACAAAATGTAAATGAAATAATATGTCCAACTTGTAATAAGAAAACAGCGCAAGGAAAGTTTTGCATGGAATGCGGGGCACCATTGGAAATTAAATGTGCAAAATGTGGAAGTAATGTGCCTGTGGGAGCTAAATTCTGCTTGGAATGTGGAGAAAAGCTATAA
- a CDS encoding recombinase family protein has product MKRYGYVRVSSKDQNLNRQLDAFSELGLESKYIYIDKMSGKDFKRPNYKKMVSKLRTGDIVVIMSIDRLGRNYDEILEQWRMLTKEKRVDIEVIDMPLLNTNYERDGLTGVFISDLVLQILAYVAETERSFIKQRQAEGIVAAKARGVKFGISKIELPEERLEEFIRLWQQGEITIRQAASELGISSSTFYRRCKEMQNDMEKCCKR; this is encoded by the coding sequence ATGAAAAGATATGGCTATGTGCGTGTATCCTCAAAGGATCAAAATCTAAATCGACAACTCGATGCATTTTCAGAATTAGGTCTGGAGTCCAAGTACATTTATATTGATAAAATGTCGGGAAAAGATTTTAAGAGACCAAATTATAAAAAGATGGTTTCAAAGCTTAGGACTGGTGACATCGTTGTGATTATGAGTATTGACCGATTGGGAAGAAATTATGATGAGATATTGGAACAATGGAGGATGCTTACAAAAGAAAAACGTGTAGATATTGAAGTAATTGATATGCCGCTACTCAACACAAATTATGAAAGAGATGGGCTTACAGGCGTCTTTATCTCAGATTTGGTTTTGCAGATACTTGCTTATGTTGCGGAAACGGAACGTTCATTTATTAAGCAGAGACAAGCAGAAGGTATTGTGGCGGCAAAAGCCAGAGGTGTGAAGTTTGGCATTTCAAAAATTGAATTGCCGGAAGAAAGGCTTGAGGAATTTATCAGGCTATGGCAGCAAGGAGAAATCACAATCAGGCAGGCAGCCAGTGAGTTAGGAATCAGTTCATCAACATTTTATAGAAGATGTAAGGAAATGCAGAATGATATGGAAAAATGTTGCAAAAGGTAG
- a CDS encoding helix-turn-helix domain-containing protein, with the protein MTVKDAVVLRFKDICKERNIKYNELATISGVTPSTVYSMMDEKRRDISITTIKKFCDGLDMTLPDFFNADIFNDLEQEID; encoded by the coding sequence ATGACTGTTAAAGATGCTGTTGTATTAAGATTCAAAGACATTTGCAAGGAACGCAATATAAAATATAACGAACTGGCTACCATATCCGGCGTAACGCCATCCACGGTATATAGTATGATGGATGAAAAACGCAGAGATATTTCCATTACAACCATCAAAAAGTTTTGTGATGGTCTTGATATGACATTGCCTGACTTCTTTAATGCTGATATTTTTAATGATTTAGAACAAGAAATAGACTAA
- the gdhA gene encoding NADP-specific glutamate dehydrogenase has product MSYVDEVLEVVRKKNADQPEFLQAVTEVLESLRPCIDANEELYKKNAILERITEPDRQLMFRVPWVDDNGQVQVNRGFRVQFNNAIGPYKGGLRLHPSVNLGIIKFLGFEQVFKNSLTTLPIGGGKGGSDFDPKGKSDREIMAFCQSFMTELCKYIGADVDVPAGDIGTGAREIGFMFGQYKRIRGMFEGVLTGKGLTYGGSLARTEATGYGLLYLTSALLKDHDIDIAGKTCAVSGAGNVAIYAIQKAHQLGAKCVTCSDSTGWIYDPEGIDVDLLKEVKEVKRARLTEYAAARPSAQYHEKKNADDHGVWSVKCDLALPCATQNELNLDDAKMLVANGVISVTEGANMPTTLEATKYLQENGVLFVGGKAANAGGVATSALEMSQNSERLSWTFEEVDGKLKGIMETIYANISDAAKRYNATVGGNADYVAGANIAGFEKVVNAMLAQGVC; this is encoded by the coding sequence ATGTCATATGTTGACGAGGTACTCGAGGTAGTACGAAAGAAAAATGCAGATCAGCCGGAATTTTTACAGGCAGTAACAGAAGTACTTGAGTCTCTTAGACCATGTATCGATGCGAACGAGGAATTATACAAGAAGAATGCAATTCTTGAGAGAATTACAGAGCCAGACAGACAGCTCATGTTCCGTGTTCCATGGGTAGATGACAATGGTCAGGTTCAGGTAAATAGAGGTTTCCGTGTACAGTTCAACAATGCAATCGGACCTTACAAGGGTGGTCTTAGACTTCACCCATCCGTAAACCTTGGTATTATCAAGTTCTTAGGTTTTGAGCAGGTATTCAAGAACTCACTTACAACACTTCCGATCGGTGGTGGTAAGGGTGGTTCTGACTTTGATCCAAAGGGCAAGTCAGACCGTGAGATCATGGCATTCTGCCAGAGCTTTATGACAGAACTTTGCAAATATATCGGTGCTGATGTCGATGTACCTGCCGGTGATATCGGAACAGGCGCAAGAGAGATCGGTTTCATGTTCGGTCAGTACAAGAGAATCCGTGGAATGTTCGAAGGCGTTCTTACAGGTAAGGGACTTACATATGGTGGTTCACTTGCTCGTACAGAAGCTACAGGATATGGTTTATTATACCTTACAAGTGCACTTCTGAAGGATCACGATATCGACATCGCTGGCAAGACTTGTGCAGTATCCGGTGCCGGTAACGTAGCAATCTACGCAATCCAGAAGGCACATCAGCTTGGTGCGAAGTGTGTAACATGTTCTGATTCTACAGGTTGGATCTACGATCCAGAAGGAATCGATGTTGACCTTCTGAAGGAGGTTAAGGAAGTTAAGAGAGCACGTCTTACAGAGTACGCTGCAGCTCGTCCATCTGCTCAGTATCATGAGAAGAAGAACGCAGATGATCATGGTGTATGGTCTGTTAAGTGTGACCTTGCTCTTCCATGTGCAACTCAGAACGAGTTGAACCTTGACGATGCTAAGATGCTTGTAGCAAACGGCGTTATCTCTGTAACAGAGGGTGCTAACATGCCTACAACATTGGAAGCTACAAAGTACCTTCAGGAGAATGGTGTTCTCTTCGTAGGTGGTAAGGCTGCAAATGCAGGTGGTGTTGCTACTTCTGCACTTGAGATGAGCCAGAACTCTGAGAGACTTTCTTGGACATTCGAGGAAGTTGATGGAAAGCTTAAGGGAATCATGGAGACAATCTACGCTAACATTTCTGATGCTGCTAAGAGATACAATGCAACAGTTGGCGGAAACGCTGACTATGTAGCCGGTGCTAACATTGCTGGTTTCGAGAAGGTTGTAAACGCTATGCTTGCACAGGGTGTTTGCTAA
- a CDS encoding Lrp/AsnC family transcriptional regulator: MDKIDGKILDILQGNARASLKEIAEQVFLSPTAVGARIDRMLQEGVLEGFTTRLNPEAMGHYIKAFINLEVQPEQREEFNEYIDGVLNVVECNCVTGDFSMLIEVRFPTTTELDHFVGELQKFGKTKTQIVFSTCVKHRCRYWKVDGRDFESHAKASENQESEKTDK; encoded by the coding sequence TTGGATAAGATTGACGGTAAGATCTTAGATATCTTGCAAGGAAATGCAAGAGCATCCCTGAAGGAGATTGCAGAACAGGTATTTCTGTCTCCGACAGCCGTTGGCGCACGTATTGACCGTATGTTGCAGGAGGGAGTACTGGAAGGATTTACAACGAGACTGAACCCGGAAGCAATGGGTCATTATATCAAGGCATTTATCAATCTGGAGGTACAGCCGGAGCAGCGGGAAGAATTCAACGAGTATATCGACGGTGTATTGAATGTCGTAGAATGTAACTGTGTGACAGGTGATTTCTCTATGCTGATTGAGGTTCGTTTCCCAACAACAACAGAGCTTGATCATTTTGTAGGCGAGTTACAGAAGTTTGGCAAGACAAAGACACAGATCGTATTCTCAACATGTGTGAAGCACAGATGCCGGTACTGGAAGGTTGATGGCAGAGATTTTGAGTCTCATGCTAAAGCTTCAGAAAATCAGGAATCTGAGAAAACAGACAAATAG
- a CDS encoding N-acetylmuramoyl-L-alanine amidase, with protein MARVFIGVGHGGADPGAVGYLVEKNVNLKMATACYQYLTVRGVEVKLSRTGDASDGLMTRIERCNAYAPDLALDIHNNAGGGDGFEVFHSIIGGTGKQLAKNIEKEVVKIGQNSRGLKTKKNSYGRDYFGFIRKTKCPAVICEGVFVDNRADAAQADTDAECRKFGEAYARGILATLGIADQVVRQDTTTNSGGTSETKTSAPATGNANSYMVKVTANGLNIRKDAGIAHAVTGVIRDKGVYTIVAEKMISGQKWGKLKSGAGWICLAYTKKV; from the coding sequence ATGGCACGTGTATTCATTGGGGTAGGACACGGTGGTGCAGATCCTGGGGCTGTTGGTTATCTTGTGGAAAAAAATGTGAATCTCAAGATGGCGACAGCCTGCTATCAATATCTGACTGTACGTGGTGTGGAAGTAAAACTATCGCGAACGGGAGATGCAAGCGATGGGCTTATGACCCGGATTGAACGATGCAATGCTTATGCACCGGATCTGGCATTGGATATTCATAACAATGCCGGTGGAGGGGATGGATTTGAGGTGTTCCACAGTATCATTGGAGGAACCGGTAAACAGCTTGCGAAGAATATCGAGAAAGAAGTTGTGAAGATCGGGCAGAACAGCCGTGGACTAAAGACGAAGAAAAATTCATATGGACGGGATTATTTCGGGTTTATCCGGAAAACGAAATGTCCAGCGGTTATCTGCGAGGGCGTATTTGTAGATAATAGGGCAGATGCGGCACAGGCAGATACAGATGCAGAATGCAGGAAGTTCGGAGAAGCATATGCCCGTGGAATACTTGCAACGCTTGGAATTGCAGATCAGGTCGTGAGACAGGATACAACAACTAACTCCGGTGGCACATCAGAAACGAAGACATCTGCACCGGCGACAGGAAATGCAAATAGTTATATGGTGAAGGTAACAGCGAATGGTTTGAATATCCGCAAGGATGCAGGCATTGCTCATGCGGTTACAGGTGTAATCCGGGATAAAGGTGTGTACACGATTGTGGCAGAAAAAATGATTTCCGGACAAAAATGGGGGAAATTGAAAAGCGGTGCCGGATGGATATGTCTTGCATACACGAAAAAAGTGTGA
- a CDS encoding glycoside hydrolase family 1 protein has translation MYFEKSKGFPADFLWGSASAAYQVEGAWNEDGKGMSNWDKFVRIPGKTFQGTTGDKAVDHYHMYKEDVRLMAEMGLKTYRFSIAWSRIIPDGNGEVNEKGLKFYDDLINELLANNIVPMVTVYHWDMPQALEDQYHGWESRQIVDDFVRYATILFERFGDRVKHWIIMNEQNVFTGLGWMGGMHPPGKIDEEKLFYQVNHHAFMAHAKSVLALKKLHPEALVGSSFAYGPSYAIDCHPENAMAKADYDDLKNYYWMDVYAYGRYPRAAMAYLESRDVAPQMEAGDVEILKEAAAKVDFMGVNYYQTTVVEYNPIDGVGASHEMNTTGKKGTAKVQGVPGLFKNPSNQFLPTTDWDWTIDPMGIRMCCREITSRYDLPIVISENGLGAFDKFEDGKIHDPYRIDYLKRHVEELKKACDDGCRVLAYCTWSYTDLLSWLNGYQKRYGFVYVDREEDENSGTLKRYKKDSFDWYKHVIETNGEEL, from the coding sequence ATGTATTTTGAAAAATCAAAAGGCTTCCCTGCTGATTTCTTATGGGGCAGTGCATCTGCTGCATATCAGGTAGAGGGAGCTTGGAATGAAGACGGAAAGGGAATGTCAAACTGGGACAAGTTTGTACGTATTCCGGGTAAGACTTTCCAGGGTACAACCGGTGACAAGGCGGTTGATCATTATCATATGTATAAAGAGGATGTCAGGCTGATGGCAGAGATGGGGCTTAAAACCTATCGTTTTTCCATCGCGTGGTCGCGAATTATCCCGGATGGAAATGGTGAAGTGAACGAGAAGGGCTTGAAGTTCTACGATGATTTGATCAATGAGCTTTTGGCAAATAACATTGTTCCTATGGTTACAGTCTATCATTGGGATATGCCACAGGCACTGGAAGACCAGTATCATGGTTGGGAAAGCCGCCAGATTGTAGATGATTTTGTTCGTTATGCAACAATCTTGTTTGAGCGTTTTGGCGATCGTGTAAAGCATTGGATCATCATGAATGAGCAAAACGTATTTACCGGTCTGGGCTGGATGGGAGGTATGCACCCACCAGGAAAGATTGATGAGGAGAAGCTGTTCTATCAGGTAAATCATCATGCATTTATGGCACATGCAAAGAGTGTGCTGGCTTTGAAGAAATTACATCCGGAAGCATTGGTTGGCTCTTCATTTGCATATGGACCATCTTACGCGATTGACTGTCATCCGGAAAATGCGATGGCAAAAGCAGATTATGATGATCTGAAGAACTATTACTGGATGGATGTATACGCATATGGTAGATATCCGCGCGCTGCAATGGCATATCTGGAAAGTAGAGATGTTGCTCCACAGATGGAAGCGGGAGATGTAGAAATCCTGAAGGAAGCTGCAGCCAAGGTTGATTTTATGGGTGTAAATTATTACCAGACTACGGTTGTAGAATACAACCCAATCGATGGTGTTGGCGCATCGCACGAGATGAATACGACCGGAAAGAAGGGAACTGCTAAGGTACAGGGCGTGCCAGGACTCTTCAAGAATCCTTCCAATCAGTTCCTTCCTACTACAGATTGGGATTGGACGATCGATCCGATGGGCATTCGTATGTGTTGCCGTGAGATTACTTCCCGTTATGATCTTCCAATCGTGATTTCAGAAAACGGACTGGGCGCATTTGACAAGTTCGAAGATGGCAAAATCCACGATCCATACAGAATCGACTATCTGAAGCGCCATGTGGAAGAGTTAAAGAAGGCTTGTGATGATGGCTGCCGTGTACTTGCGTATTGTACATGGTCTTATACAGACCTGTTAAGCTGGTTGAACGGTTATCAGAAGCGTTATGGATTTGTCTATGTTGACCGTGAGGAAGATGAGAACAGCGGAACATTAAAGCGTTACAAGAAAGATTCTTTCGATTGGTATAAGCATGTGATTGAGACAAATGGCGAAGAATTGTAA